Proteins from a single region of Thunnus albacares chromosome 14, fThuAlb1.1, whole genome shotgun sequence:
- the mtrf1l gene encoding peptide chain release factor 1-like, mitochondrial isoform X2 yields the protein MVAKLLSLDELFVKRSLQDYLKKMETEYSECLNVVNSSGTEGERCSDDDLRAKRTKVSQLAPLIQSIRELDVKQKEIAETETLLKDEDPALRELAELEREGCVQDIQDLRQKILDMLIPEEEADLSDLVLEVTAGVGGQEAMLFTAELFDMYHGFAQHHGWSFDILEYMTSEIGGLRHASASISGSQSYKTMKFEAGVHRVQRVPKTEKQGRMHTSTMTVAVLPQPTEISFTINPKDLRIDTMRASGAGGQHVNTTDSAVRIVHLPTGTVAECQQERSQLKNKEKAMKALRAKLYSKKLEEETSKRYNQRKIQIGTKGRSEKIRTYNFAQDRITDHRIGMTVHDVKSFLLGEDLLDEMNSSLQEFSDQETLMELLGENGQEGS from the exons ATGGTGGCCAAGTTACTGTCGCTGGATGAGCTGTTTGTCAAGAGGTCTCTGCAGGACTACCTGAAGAAGATGGAGACAGAGTATAGTGAATGTTTGAATGTTGTCAACAGCAGTGGGACAGAGGGGGAGCGGTGCAGTGACGACGATTTGAGGGCTAAGAGGACCAAAGTGTCCCAGCTGGCTCCTCTCATCCAGAGCATCAGAGAGCTGGACGTCAAACAGAAGGAGATAGCTGAGACTGAGACGCTCCTGAAAG ATGAAGACCCAGCTCTGCGGGAACTGGCTGAGCTTGAGAGGGAAGGTTGTGTGCAAGATATCCAGGATCTGAGACAAAAG atccTGGATATGTTGATCCCTGAGGAGGAGGCGGATCTGAGCGACCTCGTGCTGGAGGTCACGGCAGGTGTTGGGGGTCAGGAGGCCATGCTGTTCACTGCTGAG TTGTTTGACATGTACCATGGCTTCGCTCAGCACCACGGCTGGTCCTTTGACATCTTGGAGTACATGACCAGCGAGATAG GTGGTCTGCGTCACGCCTCGGCCAGCATCAGTGGCTCTCAGAGCTACAAGACGATGAAGTTTGAGGCCGGAGTTCATCGTGTCCAGAGGGTCcccaaaactgaaaaacaggGCCGTATGCACACCAGCACCATGACTGTGGCTGTGCTGCCCCAACCCACTGAG ATCTCCTTCACAATAAATCCAAAGGACTTGAGGATAGACACCATGAGGGCAAGCGGAGCTGGAGGTCAACATGTCAACACCACAGACAGCGCAGTCAGAATAGTCCATCTACCTACAg gcACCGTTgcagagtgccagcaggaacGGTCCCAGCTGAAGAACAAGGAGAAAGCCATGAAGGCTTTAAGAGCCAAACTGTACAGCAagaagctggaggaggagacCAGCAAACGCTACAACCAGCGTAAAATACAG ATCGGCACCAAAGGCAGATCGGAGAAGATCCGGACCTACAACTTCGCCCAGGACCGGATAACAGACCACCGGATCGGCATGACGGTGCACGACGTCAAGAGCTTCCTGTTGGGAGAGGATCTGCTGGATGAGATGAACTCCTCGCTACAGGAATTCTCCGACCAGGAGACGCTCATGGAGCTGCTGGGAGAAAACGGCCAGGAGGGCTCATGA
- the mtrf1l gene encoding peptide chain release factor 1-like, mitochondrial isoform X1, with product MAYRRAINLLPRGKECVFSMLMPPHSPNVFSRPVRFHELSSNRCGETTRTLHTGARLMVAKLLSLDELFVKRSLQDYLKKMETEYSECLNVVNSSGTEGERCSDDDLRAKRTKVSQLAPLIQSIRELDVKQKEIAETETLLKDEDPALRELAELEREGCVQDIQDLRQKILDMLIPEEEADLSDLVLEVTAGVGGQEAMLFTAELFDMYHGFAQHHGWSFDILEYMTSEIGGLRHASASISGSQSYKTMKFEAGVHRVQRVPKTEKQGRMHTSTMTVAVLPQPTEISFTINPKDLRIDTMRASGAGGQHVNTTDSAVRIVHLPTGTVAECQQERSQLKNKEKAMKALRAKLYSKKLEEETSKRYNQRKIQIGTKGRSEKIRTYNFAQDRITDHRIGMTVHDVKSFLLGEDLLDEMNSSLQEFSDQETLMELLGENGQEGS from the exons ATGGCTTACAGAAGAGCCATAAATCTCCTTCCTAGAGGAAAGGAGTGTGTCTTTAGTATGTTGATGCCGCCACATTCACCAAATGTCTTCAGTAGACCTGTTAGGTTTCATGAACTCTCCAGTAATCGCTGTGGGGAAACCACAAGAACTCTTCACACCGGTGCACGACTGATGGTGGCCAAGTTACTGTCGCTGGATGAGCTGTTTGTCAAGAGGTCTCTGCAGGACTACCTGAAGAAGATGGAGACAGAGTATAGTGAATGTTTGAATGTTGTCAACAGCAGTGGGACAGAGGGGGAGCGGTGCAGTGACGACGATTTGAGGGCTAAGAGGACCAAAGTGTCCCAGCTGGCTCCTCTCATCCAGAGCATCAGAGAGCTGGACGTCAAACAGAAGGAGATAGCTGAGACTGAGACGCTCCTGAAAG ATGAAGACCCAGCTCTGCGGGAACTGGCTGAGCTTGAGAGGGAAGGTTGTGTGCAAGATATCCAGGATCTGAGACAAAAG atccTGGATATGTTGATCCCTGAGGAGGAGGCGGATCTGAGCGACCTCGTGCTGGAGGTCACGGCAGGTGTTGGGGGTCAGGAGGCCATGCTGTTCACTGCTGAG TTGTTTGACATGTACCATGGCTTCGCTCAGCACCACGGCTGGTCCTTTGACATCTTGGAGTACATGACCAGCGAGATAG GTGGTCTGCGTCACGCCTCGGCCAGCATCAGTGGCTCTCAGAGCTACAAGACGATGAAGTTTGAGGCCGGAGTTCATCGTGTCCAGAGGGTCcccaaaactgaaaaacaggGCCGTATGCACACCAGCACCATGACTGTGGCTGTGCTGCCCCAACCCACTGAG ATCTCCTTCACAATAAATCCAAAGGACTTGAGGATAGACACCATGAGGGCAAGCGGAGCTGGAGGTCAACATGTCAACACCACAGACAGCGCAGTCAGAATAGTCCATCTACCTACAg gcACCGTTgcagagtgccagcaggaacGGTCCCAGCTGAAGAACAAGGAGAAAGCCATGAAGGCTTTAAGAGCCAAACTGTACAGCAagaagctggaggaggagacCAGCAAACGCTACAACCAGCGTAAAATACAG ATCGGCACCAAAGGCAGATCGGAGAAGATCCGGACCTACAACTTCGCCCAGGACCGGATAACAGACCACCGGATCGGCATGACGGTGCACGACGTCAAGAGCTTCCTGTTGGGAGAGGATCTGCTGGATGAGATGAACTCCTCGCTACAGGAATTCTCCGACCAGGAGACGCTCATGGAGCTGCTGGGAGAAAACGGCCAGGAGGGCTCATGA
- the fbxo5 gene encoding F-box only protein 5: protein MFHYKKVTMKCPHYKSARANNMEKVSAVESKVLHLKASPVKELTPIKPQCPPSGVTTVLFSLNNNNDTRAVHDKENSTDSRAHDRTLEEGFEDSGYLSLHTSQAEDHHVDEEDDHIQGRSTEILLPPSAAAQHERTISPKPSPTKCQGRMSSGRHASLVAASTPVDRPRRRALTYSLSSTPSDHHDDPNLPLLKFQRAVCEELAKSYRKNKRYDWSIVTKVAEDHHLEQVIGRQMGREYVDMFSSLLCRNMRSILTDILALLGDMDLISCKKVSRTWRKIICEDTRAQSRCQRAEQALRESKSSRRQSGCGLTRDVAVSRVALSCMQTLSSSSSTSSSTSSSSSTPGCGVNRRAGLSHKSSTPNSQCTRFNEYVQAARCLKQHESLRTCKRCGSPATHSTESQRATCTRLSCLFDFCTRCQEAFHGSTPCRVVQPRTHFPTSKTTPNIPGSARSKRNIRRL, encoded by the exons ATGTTTCATTATAAGAAAGTCACCATGAAGTGCCCTCACTACAAGTCTGCCAGGGCCAACAATATGGAGAAAGTCTCTGCTGTAGAGTCCAAGGTGCTTCACCTCAAAGCTTCACCAGTGAAGGAGCTCACCCCCATCAAACCACAATGTCCACCCTCAGGAGTGACCACCGTGTTGTTCtctctcaacaacaacaacgacaccAGAGCGGTCCACgacaaagaaaacagcacagACAGCAGGGCGCATGACAGGACTTTGGAGGAAGGGTTTGAGGACAGTGGCTATCTGTCTCTGCACACCAGTCAGGCTGAGGATCACCATGTGGATGAAGAGGATGACCACATCCAGGGAAGATCCACAGAAATCCTGCTGCCGccttctgctgctgcacagcaTGAAAGGACAATATCACCAAAGCCGTCTCCTACTAAATGTCAAGGGAGGATGAGCTCCGGCCGTCATGCGTCTCTGGTGGCAGCCTCCACTCCTGTGGATCGCCCGAGAAGGAGAGCACTAACATACTCACTGTCATCCACTCCCTCTGACCACCACGACGACCCCAATCTACCTTTACTGAAGTTCCAGCGGGCCGTTTGTGAAGAGCTTGCCAAGAGCTATCGGAAGAATAAGAG GTATGACTGGAGCATTGTTACAAAGGTGGCGGAAGATCATCATTTGGAGCAGGTGATCGGACGCCAGATGGGTCGGGAGTACGTCGACATGTTTTCATCTCTGCTGTGCAGGAACATGAGAAGCATCCTGACCGACATTCTTGCCCTGCTGGGAGATATGGACCTCATTAG CTGTAAGAAAGTGAGCAGAACATGGAGGAAGATCATCTGTGAGGATACCAGAGCTCAGAGCAGGTGTCAGCGAGCTGAGCAGGCTCTCAGG gAGTCAAAGAGCTCTCGGAGACAAAGCGGTTGTGGTCTGACGAGAGATGTGGCAGTGTCCAGGGTGGCGCTGTCCTGCATGCAGACCCTTTCCTCCTCAAGCTCTACATCCTCATCcacatcctcttcctcctccacccctgGCTGCGGGGTCAACAGACGGGCCGGTCTCTCTCACAAGAGCAGCACGCCCAACTCCCAATGTACACGCTTCAATGAATATGTGCAG GCCGCCAGATGTTTGAAGCAGCACGAGTCTCTGCGTACCTGCAAGCGATGCGGCTCACCAGCGACACACTCGACCGAGTCTCAGAGGGCCACGTGCACACGCCTCAGCTGTCTCTTCGACTTCTGCA